In Paenibacillus kyungheensis, the following are encoded in one genomic region:
- a CDS encoding VOC family protein, with the protein MSASSQYTHQDYRSIRGIDHIGLTVPDIEEATRFFKQAFGASICYDTLTPQQPAQEGAETEQKLGLPQGAKVRHMRLIQIGQGASIEMFQFENTEQRSPALAVDYGIQHIALYVDDMPAAIRHFESAGGILLSSPNPLPNEEKGEGHLFVYGRAPWGTLIELLSYPHGIDYPQTSESNRWTPPAVT; encoded by the coding sequence ATGTCTGCATCATCTCAATATACACATCAAGATTATCGATCTATACGAGGTATCGATCATATCGGTCTAACCGTTCCCGATATCGAAGAAGCGACTCGGTTTTTTAAGCAAGCATTTGGAGCTTCGATTTGTTATGATACGCTTACCCCTCAACAGCCTGCTCAAGAAGGCGCAGAGACTGAACAGAAGTTAGGATTGCCACAAGGCGCTAAAGTGCGTCATATGCGACTGATTCAGATCGGTCAGGGTGCAAGTATCGAGATGTTCCAATTTGAAAATACAGAACAGCGCTCTCCCGCATTAGCAGTAGATTATGGTATCCAACATATAGCGTTATATGTAGATGATATGCCAGCAGCTATCCGTCATTTTGAATCGGCGGGTGGCATTTTGCTGTCTTCTCCTAATCCGCTACCTAATGAAGAAAAGGGAGAAGGGCATTTATTTGTGTATGGACGTGCGCCGTGGGGAACATTAATAGAATTACTGTCTTATCCACATGGAATCGATTATCCGCAGACAAGCGAAAGTAACCGCTGGACACCGCCAGCAGTTACATAA
- a CDS encoding ArsR/SmtB family transcription factor: MNQNIQQFKADFFKALAHPMRIQILEALCTGDKTVNELQTIVGSEGSAVSQQLSILRSKNVVQGIKEGTSVIYSLRDPLIQELLAVAKRIFDNHLVDAISLLEGMRNEPEASRHLEK, translated from the coding sequence ATGAATCAAAATATACAGCAATTCAAAGCTGATTTCTTCAAAGCTTTAGCCCATCCGATGCGGATCCAGATTTTAGAAGCACTTTGTACAGGAGATAAGACAGTTAATGAATTGCAAACGATTGTCGGATCAGAAGGATCGGCTGTTTCTCAACAACTGTCGATATTACGTAGCAAAAATGTAGTGCAAGGAATCAAAGAAGGCACCTCGGTAATCTATTCACTACGTGATCCGCTTATTCAAGAATTGTTAGCAGTAGCTAAGCGCATTTTTGATAATCATCTGGTAGACGCGATTTCTTTATTGGAAGGCATGCGCAATGAACCTGAAGCAAGCAGACATCTTGAGAAATAA
- a CDS encoding SulP family inorganic anion transporter produces the protein MKWTGRFAGYNRNSLRKDLISGMIVGIIAIPLGMAFAIASGVKPEYGIYTTIIAGIIISLCGGSKFQIGGPTGAFIPILFAVVMQYGYENLLIAGFMAGVFLLMMGLCRLGKLIAFIPRPVTIGFTAGIAVTIFGGQIANFLGLSGLAKHEDFFSNMREIVIHLNTFNIYSLITGLTCFLAMIVTARFFPKVPGSLIGLLISTGVAVLFFQGKVATIESSFGAISGALPHFHIPDLTWDKITFLIRPALVIAMLGSIESLLSAVVADGMTGTRHNSNRELIGQGIANMITPLFGGIPATGAIARTATNIKNGAVSPISGVVHGIVVLLVLVLFAPYASNIPLASMAPILMLVAWHMSERKHFMHILKIKTSDSLVLAITFILTVFADLTTAVEVGLLLAVILFVKRMSQGLTITKVLPDPEAVNQQVQSHMVTENHDCPQISIYTIEGALFFGSTHLIEQAIDEAIANQPRIVLLRMGRVPMIDTTGDANLTILVRKVQSYGGIVIVSGIQHQPLELLQKTGLYTMIGAEHFYERTGIAINKALGYLDLERCRGCQHFAFHECQALSAGIITSPVSSPLLLKKALGSTV, from the coding sequence ATGAAGTGGACAGGAAGATTTGCTGGATATAACCGCAATAGTTTACGCAAAGATTTGATTTCAGGCATGATCGTAGGTATTATCGCTATTCCACTCGGGATGGCTTTTGCTATTGCTTCAGGAGTTAAGCCTGAATATGGAATCTATACAACTATCATTGCAGGTATAATTATTTCTTTGTGTGGAGGTTCCAAATTTCAAATCGGTGGGCCGACAGGTGCATTTATTCCTATATTATTCGCTGTAGTGATGCAATATGGATATGAAAATTTATTGATTGCTGGTTTTATGGCAGGTGTCTTTTTGCTTATGATGGGATTGTGTCGATTAGGCAAATTAATTGCCTTTATCCCAAGACCGGTCACGATAGGATTTACCGCAGGTATTGCTGTCACTATTTTTGGCGGACAGATCGCCAATTTTTTAGGATTGAGTGGACTTGCCAAACATGAAGATTTTTTCTCGAATATGCGTGAAATCGTTATTCATCTGAACACATTTAATATATACAGCCTTATCACCGGATTGACCTGTTTTTTAGCTATGATAGTAACCGCACGCTTTTTCCCTAAAGTGCCAGGTTCATTGATCGGATTATTGATCTCGACAGGAGTGGCTGTGCTGTTTTTTCAAGGCAAAGTGGCTACTATCGAATCTTCATTTGGCGCCATCTCAGGAGCGCTTCCTCATTTTCATATTCCAGATTTGACATGGGATAAAATTACCTTTTTGATTCGCCCTGCATTAGTGATTGCAATGTTAGGCAGTATAGAGTCTTTGTTATCAGCCGTTGTTGCTGATGGGATGACAGGCACACGTCATAACAGTAATCGAGAGTTGATCGGACAAGGAATCGCCAATATGATAACTCCTTTATTTGGTGGTATTCCAGCTACAGGAGCAATCGCTCGGACAGCTACGAATATCAAAAATGGCGCTGTATCGCCTATCTCCGGTGTAGTACATGGGATTGTGGTTTTACTTGTATTGGTGTTATTTGCTCCTTATGCATCCAATATTCCGCTTGCTAGTATGGCTCCGATCTTAATGTTAGTAGCATGGCATATGAGTGAGCGTAAGCATTTTATGCATATTTTGAAAATCAAAACAAGTGATTCGCTCGTCTTGGCGATCACGTTTATATTGACCGTATTTGCTGATCTGACGACTGCTGTTGAAGTAGGATTGTTATTAGCAGTTATATTGTTTGTCAAACGAATGAGTCAAGGATTAACGATAACCAAAGTACTCCCTGATCCAGAAGCTGTGAATCAGCAAGTACAAAGTCATATGGTTACTGAAAATCATGATTGCCCTCAGATTAGTATCTACACGATTGAAGGAGCACTCTTTTTCGGTAGTACCCATCTGATCGAACAAGCGATAGATGAAGCTATTGCGAATCAACCTCGGATCGTATTGCTTCGTATGGGTAGAGTCCCGATGATTGATACAACAGGAGATGCTAACCTGACAATCTTAGTACGTAAAGTACAATCGTACGGTGGCATAGTGATTGTCTCTGGTATCCAGCACCAACCGCTTGAATTGTTACAAAAAACAGGCTTGTATACGATGATTGGAGCAGAGCATTTCTATGAGCGGACAGGTATTGCGATTAATAAAGCGCTGGGGTATCTTGATCTAGAACGTTGTCGTGGTTGTCAGCATTTTGCTTTTCACGAATGTCAGGCGTTATCTGCTGGAATTATCACTTCACCAGTAAGCTCACCGTTATTATTGAAAAAAGCATTAGGATCTACCGTTTAA
- a CDS encoding sugar kinase, whose product MNSRISENKIVLVKRKTRLEELIVRYNTIQQAQFYIERLGVDFTDYIQEDQNYRHAVEQSMLVLQTIGRVQLLEREHVPNFIFGEDDIVVVLGQDGLVANTMKYVTHQPLIGVNPDPLRWDGILLPFQVRDLIQVVPDVLNRRRAIQEVMLAKAELNDGQTLYGVNDLFIGRKTHVSARYQLQLAGHTEQQSSSGIIVSTGMGATGWFKSVLAGANGIVHSESYQQITGSMQYKETHSSTYTSLAWDTPQLYFTVREPFPSRTTSTECVFGQIHEQQPLRIISQMPENGVIFSDGVESDFLEFNSGMTATIGLAEKRGHLVV is encoded by the coding sequence ATGAATAGCCGGATAAGCGAAAATAAAATTGTACTCGTCAAGCGTAAAACACGATTAGAAGAATTGATTGTTCGTTACAATACGATCCAGCAAGCACAATTTTATATTGAGCGTCTGGGTGTTGATTTTACCGACTATATACAAGAAGATCAGAATTATCGTCATGCTGTAGAACAATCGATGCTTGTGTTACAAACGATCGGAAGAGTGCAACTGTTAGAGCGTGAACATGTACCGAATTTTATTTTTGGTGAAGATGATATTGTAGTGGTGCTCGGGCAAGATGGATTGGTTGCAAATACGATGAAATATGTCACGCATCAACCGTTAATCGGTGTAAATCCTGATCCACTACGCTGGGATGGCATTTTGCTTCCTTTTCAAGTTCGTGATCTGATCCAGGTGGTACCTGATGTATTGAATCGTCGCCGCGCGATCCAAGAAGTGATGTTAGCCAAAGCAGAATTGAACGACGGACAGACGTTATACGGTGTAAATGATTTATTTATCGGGCGCAAAACACATGTCTCGGCTCGTTATCAATTGCAGTTAGCAGGGCATACCGAGCAACAATCTTCAAGTGGCATTATTGTATCAACAGGGATGGGTGCAACAGGTTGGTTCAAAAGTGTTCTTGCAGGAGCAAACGGTATTGTACACAGTGAAAGCTATCAGCAGATAACAGGTAGTATGCAGTATAAAGAGACTCACAGCTCCACTTATACTTCATTGGCATGGGATACACCACAGTTGTATTTTACAGTGAGAGAACCATTTCCTAGCCGTACCACTTCTACCGAATGTGTTTTTGGACAGATTCACGAACAGCAGCCATTGCGCATTATATCGCAGATGCCTGAAAATGGCGTAATCTTTAGTGATGGCGTAGAAAGTGACTTTCTGGAATTCAATTCAGGCATGACAGCAACGATCGGTCTAGCCGAGAAGCGGGGGCATCTGGTGGTATGA